The genomic window GCGGGAGCAATTGATGTGAGAGTGAAAGGCAAAAGCGATTGATGTGAGAGTAAAAGGCAGGAGCAATTGATGTGAGAGTGAAAGGCGGGAGCAATTGATGTGAGAGTGAAAGGCGGGAGCAATTGGAGGATTTTAATGTACTCTGGCTGTTAGACGCTGGAAATATCCGGAAGGAGTTTATAGCTGGTGACCTGTCTTTATAAGTTTGGGTAgagaaaaaatgttttaaaggcaACCAAGTATTCTGTGCAAATGGAAGACAGGAATTAGTTGTAAATtcaaacaggaggaggaggggtccgAAATGACTCCACGGTATCTGTGGCCACTACCAATATAAACTAGCTAAAAGTTGAGTACCTTAAACGTAAAATTGGTGGAAGGACATTGGCACAAAACGTAAATTTGAAGGCGAAATATAGTAATATAATTatgagggaggaggtcagagacatgatTGCATTAATATAGGTCTCCTGTCTAAATACGCCTAGGATGGGATGGTCAGATCTTCCGGAGGCGCAAAGATAGGTCTGATTATCCATTGAAGGAGGGAAACCTAATGTAGCGGTGTGAGATACGTGATATTAATGAGTCAATAATTGCAAGGAATGACAGAAAAATAGGCTGTTAACTAGGGCTTTATGACCCCTGGAAAATAGCTTATAGTCGTAGACGTATGCGACCTAATGTCCAATCAAAAGTCAACTCTATAGATAAAGTTTCAAGAAAGGAATACACATAGAAGAAATTGAATACATAAAAATAAGCACACACATAGAGTTGGAAGATAATTATTTGTATGTTAGATATATATAGATCAGTCGAAAGTCGCAAGAAACAACATAAAAAAGTAAAACTTATGTTCGTATACGTGTAAGATTTAAATAATATATCAGGGCTCATACAAATAATTATTCTAAAAATTCTAGGAAAAAGTAACGATATGTATTTATCAACATAGTTTAAAAGATAATAACAGTGGAAAGCACACACATTGAGGTTAATAGCAAGTATATACATTTTGTGAGAAGGAGTATAATAACGATAGTAATTTAACGAACATGAGTAGTAATTCCTCTCAGATGGAGAGGACTCCCAAAGCCCccatagagagacagaaaggagaacAGGATTTAGTAAACTTATTAAAAAAGTggatagagggggagaaagggaggaagtCGAGAAAAGTGGATAGAGACAGTCAAAAGAAAGGGGGAGATAGATGCTTTAACTGTAACAAACCGGGTCATTTCGCTAGAGATTGTGAAGCACCGTGTAAACACTGCAATAAAGTAGGGCATAATAACCGAGATTGTAAAAAGCAGAAAGAGAAAATGGGAAACAGGGAGAGTAGAGAAAGGATAGAACCAGACGATAGAAAGCCTTTTAATTGCGATAAGACGGGACATTTCGCCCCGGAGTGTAAGCCTCCCTGTAAACATTGTGACCGAGTAGGACACAACCACCAAAATTGCAATTCTAAGCAATAGCCTTggtggttcagtggtagaattcttACCTGCCATGTGTGAGACCTGAGTTTGTTTCTCAGTCTATGCACCATGGgaataaaatgtaattattgtTATGTTTTGACTGGAACGAGACTGGTTGTTAGTGTTTGTTTAAGATAGAAACCGAATGTTTTGATAGCTTGTTTAGTTTAAATTGAAAGACAGATTCCATAAAGTACGTTGTTTGTGGTCTAAATGGCCTGCTTAAAGGATTTATAGAGAATGGAAGTTGTATTTAAATGACGGAATCAAGGAAAAGGCAGTTACCTAAATCTAATGAATTATAAGGAGCAGATAGGTAATTGCGATAGAATTGTAACCACCGAAAGGTGTTTATTTTTATGCTAAAAGAGTTGAAAGAAGTATTTTATAAATTTGGCGATTTACATGGTATTTTTTAAAGTCTTGGACATTTCATAAGAGTGAAGCTGAATGAGAGATAAAGTTGTAACATTGGTTTTAATCTTACGATAGAGGTAAggcagaaagttgtttgaaaagaGGTCATGTTTTTCCCTATGGGTGAAAAGAGGAGAGTTGGTTGTGAGCACTGGACTATATGTGGCTGGAAGCGATTCTGGTCTGAATAATGGAATCGTCAAAGTTTTGTGATAAATTCTGGTTATTGATTCGTGGTTTGATTGTCTAGTAACACCAGTGAATTGAACGGGAAGTGCATGTAAGCTAACATTATAATGTTTCCATTGCATGGAACAATGTCAAGTCagtaaagtgaattgcaggttgagttaattgtatttttacagggacggtgcacattaaacacagttgtgtgtataatggcagggtattccTAGCAAACAGATTGGGCCtgtttgcagacaaactgaaggggtttCAAGGTTTTAAGCAAGCTTGGGTTAAATTAGTAAAATAGTACGTTAAACAGAGAGtttcatagatttgaagtacagtattgAATATTGTATGTTCAATTAAAGTGCACAGAACCGTCGAGGAAGTTTAAAACGAATGATTAATGATTTGAGGAAGTACAGTGGAgttattattaggttttgtttgtagttaacgttTGGGTTTCTGAATCTTTTCTTCTTATGGAAAAAGGATCTCCTTTCTTATGGAAAAAGGAGCGCTTAGCTCTCCCTGGGAACAAttcctagggacaggatatcttaaaggggtatacacacatggcattttggaagttttgttttctgagttttaattaaacacgGGAAGTCTTTGGATAAgagaaatgttctgggaacctgggatccaAAATGTGTAATGGTTTTTCCTTCATTTGTCTGATGTAGTAAGgaacacggttctgaaagggtggtatgactttgGACTTCTAAAGTggcctagagaggttaaacaatttcctggggaagcagacaactgtacaggaattggggttggccagattgaagtactcagccaacccacctcggttcacttTAACTCCTGATgaataccagtgttatagatacaagaatggcaccgagaacttagatgatttTAAAGGCTGAAAGGTAgtcgttaatgtgactgacttaggtttgaaagatgAATTGAAAAgtcttaacctcacagcacctataactgatttAGGGTGGGCTaataccagcaaaggacgcatacaaCAGAAATTACCataaagggtggttaggaacttgcgcccggGGTTGTTGGTCCAACCAGTtcgagttagtcatcagaggccagttataggaggctaaagtaggcacaggaggagttttgaccaggatgggagtagctttgtctagatggatgctattggcatcctcaggaaagttccagatgaatacaaagatatgaatcaaatatgtgaaggctttaacactacattattttggtggttgacaataaataaaaaagtggattggattaatgacatattttataatcaacagagattcatgaatgaaaccagggatgcagtaaagaggttctctgaacaattatccgccacctccctcatgacctggtaaaatagattgactctcgatatgttattggcagaagagggcagtgtaggtagaatgattggGTTTCATTACtgcacgtacattcctgataacacagctcatgtttgggaaatggaaaaatgttgtaagaactgtattgaggactgctttcacctgtatgagtgtgttgaaATTGTGTGATTGATGGCTATATGCCAAGTATGAAAGGTTTGATCACCAGAACTCTAGAGAGATCGACGAcgcagcagatggtgagatatggACCGACTCCGAGCTCCGACCAGTGGGAGGACGAATACTGGAAGATGGCTTCGTTTCTTTTTCTTAAACCCTCAGAGTTCAAGCTAGGGcaggtcaaccacagtttaacagttcttggtgtttacttaaacacacagacacacatttttcTCTTTCCCAGTCAACCCTCATTAGATTTATGCTTAAAACCCTTTAGTTACTCATTCTACATGCTATATAGACCATATCACTAATAGTTAAGtgtcagggtagaattatttaatcttTACATTCAAACATATAAACAGATCAAGAGAAAAATATGTAATCGAAGTGACAGACAGTcacacattcaataccgctttgcacgctcttgccttcatctagctgatctagggtgtaatcattagtccagcaGTTGCAAACGGGAGTTTCTATTGAACAAATTCAGGCATGTTTATCCCAgtttcgttctgtttgcttccgtttaagaaaagaTTTTCAACAGAATaagcagaatgaatacacccctgatcacctgTGAACAAAGTTCACTTTcctagcagccacatacaaacagcattaTCACTTTTCTCATTGTACAATTCCtgcatctacgcgctctcctcctctcaactTTTCCCTTCACTTTTGGACTTCAGTGCGCAACACAAAAGCTGTCTGAGACCAGGcggaaaaaaactttccaagtcGAACCTTCATACTATAACCGCTAATCGCTGCACACAGCCTATATTGTTGTGTTGTTGAGGACTGTTGTTGAGGATACGGTAGACTttcattgcaaaatagtgtgttttaatcaaatcatttagtatagttttatcttaaAGGATACTTTTTCAaatgtttcacaaaaaaaaaagaaattcacAGAGGagaatggtcctccccttcctcctctgatgaGCAACTGGAAACAACATATTAATAAATGTAGCTAAGGATAAACTCCATATTTGAATGTAAATGCATGTACCCAGAAGAATTATTAAATGTGTTACTACGACCACACTATGACCTGATTTCTCTACAGCCAAGTCACCGTATCAGAAATTGAGGGTCTACAAGCTATGAACATGAATTGATTGTGTAATGCAAGGGTTGACAACAGGCGGTCCTTGGGCAAGTGATTTTTTTTgtatgttcccaagtattcccacaaaaaAAAAACTGACATATGTGATCATGTagcaatgtaatcaaggtatgaacttaatgttattttcaaatacaatcactTTTTGGGCTAAGCTGTGGAGAATTTGCAatgtacaaattattataattagttTCCGGCCCCGACCATTCGCTCCGACAAAAATCAACCCGCAACTGGATGTAGTTGTCAACCCCTGGTGTAATGTTAACACACTATTATAAAGCAAAACTTAACAGCAGCCTAAATCTTTTTTGAAGTGcacatgtgaacttgcaattccacgTGTGAAAGTTTGATTTTCACGTGAATGTTTTTTACATCTGAAAATGCAATTGAACATGTGAAAGTTAGATTTTCaaatgttaaaacctcttacatctagatgttccgctgacggaacaccgctccaatatccaatgatagggcgtggcgcgaattacaaactcttcaaaaatccaaaaacttcaatttctcaaacatatgactattctacaccattttaaagacaagactctcctttatctaaccacattgtccgatttcaaaaaggctttacaacaaaagcaaaacattacattatgtcaggagagtacccagccagaaataatcagacacccatttttcaagctagcatataatgtcacaaaaaccaaaaccacagctaaatgcagcactaacctttgatgatcttcatcagatgacactcctaggacattatgttatacaatacatgcatgttttgttcaatcaagttcatatttatatcaaaaaatagctttttacattagcatgtgacgttcagaactagcatacccaccgaaacttccggtgaatttactaaattactcccgataaacgttcacaaaaaacataacaattattttaagaattatagatacagaactcctttatgcaatcgctatgtcagattttaaaatagcttttcggtgaaagcacattttgcaatattctgagtagatagcccggccatcatggctagctattttgacacccaccaagtttggcactcaccaaactcagatttactataagaaaaattggattacctttgctgttcttcgtcagaatgcactcccaggacttgtactttacacccaatgttgttttggttccaaataatccatagttatatccaaatagcggcgtattgttcttgcgttcaagacaatatccgaagggtgacgcgccggcgcatatcgtgacaaaaaaattcaaaatattccattaccgtacttcgaagcatgtcaaacgctgtttaaaatctatttgtatgcgatttttctcgtaaaatagcgataatattccgaccgggagacgttgttttcgttcaaagactgaaaatggaaaatggactcttcatgtgcacgcgcatgcccgtgtcattgttctcagatcgaccactatccaaatcccctactgtttttcgcccagggactgcagagtcatcattccccattctggcgccttctgagagcctatgggagccttagaaaatgtcacgttacagcagagatcctctgttttcgataaagaggctatagaaggccaagaaacggtcagagagggcacttcctgtatagaatcttctcaggttttggcctgccatatgagttctgttatattcacagacaccattcaaacagttttagaaactttagggtgttttctatccaaatcaaacaattatatgcatattctagtttctgggcaggagtaataaccagattaaatcgggtacattttttatccggccgtgaaaatactaccccctatcctaaacaggttaaagtgTTTCACATGTAAAACTGCAAATTCGATTTTCctgtgatttaaaaaaagaatgtatTCTCCTCACGTggaaaggtggtgttaacatgtgaaaaatactgtatgtaaataacaTACTGTAAATGTAAAAACTGACCACTTTTCAGCTCAACGTGTGAAAATGGGATTTTAACATGTGAAAATAAAAATGACACTTTTTTGCAAGGCACATTTTTCCTATATTGTAACATTTaattcaaaataaatattttcagaaatgttaaAGGTTATATATTTCATTAAATCTGTATTTAATAAGCATTTgaatagaaaataaatacaggttaaaaaaagaagacatttgTTACCTTGATCAAGAGGGATTTAGAACAATGGGTAATTACACTGTACATACTGTGAGTATACAATGCATAAAAATAATATACCAAAATATTGTATATTTTGCATGACATTTGCAAGTACATTTCAAGCTGGAAAAGTTCTTAAATTGCTAATTGCATTTACAGTATGTTGTATTCCCATTACTGTTCAAGGACATTGTCCTCCCTATTCAGGCAAGTCATCTCATGGCCCTCCTCTCCTTTGTCCTCTGTCTGAGGGGTCTCTTCAGACTGTGAGCAAAAGTTATGCTTAAGTTCTTTATTTCCTTGCCAGATGCAGATGATAGGATAGATGCAGCTGTTTAAGACTGACAGGGCAGTGGCTGTGGACAATATGTATCCGAACCATCTGTTGTCTATCCCCACTGAGACTTGcagcatagagagacagaggacaggagcCCAACATAGGAAATGGGCAATAGTCACAGGTCGAATAACCAATGACTTCACTTGGTTATTTCCCCTGCTGTTAGTGCAGCAACGGCTGACACATATCACACCCAAAGGGAGCATCAGCCCGAAAATTAAGCGACAGCTCACCACAGCCATCATTCTCTCCTTACCCTTTTTAGAGATCTGCCGTTGTTCAGTATAATCATAGTTGTCAAGGCAGACGTGTCCATCGACAGTATACTGAACCTCCCTGGACAGTAAAGAGGGGGTGCTTAGTATGGCCCCAGTGAACCAGGACAGCAGAACCATGCTGCTGGACATGTGATGTTCAAAACATCTGG from Salmo trutta chromosome 9, fSalTru1.1, whole genome shotgun sequence includes these protein-coding regions:
- the LOC115199595 gene encoding chemokine-like receptor 1; the encoded protein is KTTEIMVAPINTSDYDDYNDAVVIPSQSPVIYEMYQMRTGLRLMYVSVYSATLLLGLLLNSAVIFMILWKYRSNKKLSRWMLILALAATHLIFCLFTPLYLITAWNYFSWTFGKVVCKLGSFVMFMNMFSASVMITFWNVRWCVPRCFEHHMSSSMVLLSWFTGAILSTPSLLSREVQYTVDGHVCLDNYDYTEQRQISKKGKERMMAVVSCRLIFGLMLPLGVICVSRCCTNSRGNNQVKSLVIRPVTIAHFLCWAPVLCLSMLQVSVGIDNRWFGYILSTATALSVLNSCIYPIICIWQGNKELKHNFCSQSEETPQTEDKGEEGHEMTCLNREDNVLEQ